CAAGATATCTGCGGTCATCAGTCTAGGGATTTGCGGCGCATATCCTGATCGCGGTCTGTCCCTGCTTGACGTCGTAAACGTTTCAAGCGACAGGGTCGGTGACTTGGGATGTGAAGAACAGGATGGCTCTCATACTCTTTGGGACAAGTCCATTCTCGGCGGGAATTGCTGTCAAGCTCCTGCTGTCATCCAGAAAATGTTAGTCGCACTTCCTCAGGTCGTTGGCGCTACCGTCAACTGTTGCACCGGGACCGCAACTACCGCCGTAGAGCGGGTCAAGAACATGGGGTGCGACGTGGAGTCTATGGAAGGTGCCGCCTGCTTTGCCATCTGCCAAAAGTTTAACATCCCCGCTTTCCAGATTCGTGCGGTCAGCAACATCGCTTCCACGCGGGACAAGTCCCAATGGAAAATCGAGGAAGCTCTGGAAAAACTCCACAAATGCATTTGCGGTTAACGGGTTAGAGATTAGAGACTAGAGTATCGTAGGAGAAGAACATTACCTAATGCATAAAAAAGACGAGACATCCTTATATCTCCCCACACTTGCATCCCGCAGCCCTAACCCCTAGAACCTAGCCCCTAAAACCCTTTCATCCTTCAAACTCATAACTCGTCACTCATAACTCATAATTTATGAAAACTCTGTCTCTCGGTATCTCCACTTGTCCTAACGACACTTTTATATACGAAGCCTTGATTGAGGGCTTGGAAAACTCTCCCTTCCAGTGGGATGTGCATTTTGCCGACGTCCAGACTTTGAACGAGATGGTTCGTCGTGGCGAATTGGACGTAGCGAAAGTAAGCGCCCAGGTTTATCCCAAGGTAGATCAAGAATACAAGTGCCTGGGATGTGGCGGGGCCATTGGCTATGGCTGTGGCCCTTTGTTCCTTTCCGCTGTCTCGGATCAGTACAATCCTGAACTGCCCGTGGTTCTCCCCGGCGCGGAAACTACCGCGGCACTACTGTACCGTTTCTGGCATTCCAGGACCCAGGCGTGTTCTAAGGGAATTGAGCCGATGGCTAACCTCAATGTGAAGTTCGCCCTGTTTGACCAGGTGTATCGCTCCCTTCTATCGAAAGAAGCTTCCCAGGGCGTGGTGATTCATGAGCACCGTTTTACCTGGAAGCAGGATGGTCTCCACTTGCTTCAGGACCTGGGCGCCTTCTGGGAACAGGAAACTGGAACGCCCATTCCTCTGGGAATTGCAGTTGCTCGTAAAAGCCTGGGGGAGGAAACCATCTCCCTGGTGGAAGCGGAAATCCGGAAAAGTCTGGCGGTCGCCCGCAGTCGAAAAGATCCCGTAACGCCCTTTATTGATGAAAAAGCTCAAATTTCAAGTAGGGAAGTGATGGTTTCCCACATTAATATGTTCGTCAACGACTTTTCCGAGAACGTTGGGGAGCGCGGATGGGCTGCCCTAGAGAACCTCTGGCGGTTAGTTCGGTGTGTATAACGCGTTGAATGGCAAGATTTTAGTGTAATATTATGGAAATATTGCGTAAATTTTAAAAAACAGCGAATTTTTGGCAAAAACTTTATTTATTTTCCATTCTGCATCTTTTATTGGAGCTTGCTTATGAGTTTAGTGAATGATCTCGAACAGGAAGTCGAAAACTTCAAGCGCGAGTACGAAAAGTTCGAACGCGGCAATAAGTCCGCTGGAACTCGTGCTCGTAAGGTCCTGCAGGACATCAAGAAGACCTGCCAGGAAATTCGTGTGTCTATTCAAGGAGTGAAGAAGGAAGACGGTAAGTCCGGTCCTGAAGCCGAGGACTAACCTGAAAAGCCTGTAAAACCGGCTTGTTTTAAACGATTTTTACCTAAAATTTGCCAAATTTTGCGAAAAACGTTTGACTAAAGGCCGTTTTGAAGGTATATTCCCATTTGGAATTTACGTTTGCCCCTACGGGCAAACTGTAAGCGTATGAATTTAAGTGTTCTATGATTGGAGAAACGTAGCAGTATGACCCTAAAGAAACTGGTCCTAATGACGGCCGGGGCAATGCTTCTTACCGGAACCGCCATGGCAAAGAATATCAACGTGCCTGGTGATTACAGCAAGATTGCAGATGCTCTCGGTAACGCTGACGCTGGAGATACCATCCTCGTAAAGCGCGGTACTTATAACGAAAACATCACCCTGATCATGGGTGTTGTGCTCAAGGGCGAAGACCCGAAGAACACCATCATTGATGGTGGCCGTCGCGGTCCGACCGTCATGGGTACTTCGGGCGCCGAAATGTCCCACTTCACCGTAAGAAACGGTCTTGAAGGTATCCTTTGCGAAAACGCAGCTCCCTACATTCATGACTGCTACGTGCTGGACAACCATGCAACTGGCGTAGGCGCATTCATTTCTCTGCCTCACCTCCGCAATAACGTGGTATACGGCAACCGCTGGTCCGGTATTCTGGCCTGGGGTGCTAAGTCCCTCGATGCTTATATCGAACAGAACGTTGTGCTCCGCAATGGCTACTCTGGCCTTGCTCTGAAGGGACCGACCAACGTGGTCGCCCGTAACAACATCTTCATGGAAAACCACTACTACGGTGTGTTTGCTGACCCGGCTGCCGGTCAGACGAAGGTGGAATACAACAACATCTACAAGAACTACTATCCGTTCAACCAGTTCATCAAGGTGAACCGTACGAACGTTTCCCTCGATCCGAAATTCAAGAACGCCTCTCTCTCCAACCCGGACTTCTTCTGCCAGTCCACCTCTCCGATGCTCAAGCGCGGTAAGGGTAAGCTGGACATTGGTCTGACTACCGCAGGTCTGGTGAAGGAAGAAGAAGCTGTTGAAGAAACCCGTAATCCGGATACCGATGGCGATGGCCTTTGCGATCCTTGGGTTTCCGAAGAAGGCGTTTCCGATAAGTACGCTTCCGTTTGCACCGGCCTCGACAACTGCCCCGAAGAAGCTGAAGACTTCGACGGCTTCCAGGACGACGATGGCTGCCCGGATCCGGACAATGACCGTGATGGTCTTTGCGATCCTTGGGTAGAAGCAAAGGGTATGCTCTCTAACTTCGCTCACATTTGTAAGGGTGTTGACCTCTGCCCCGAACAGGCAGAAACCCTGAATGACTACAAGGACGACGATGGTTGCCCGGATGAAGTTCCGCAGCCGCCTAAGAAGGTATTCGTTCTTGAAGGTGTGAACTTCGAATCTGGTAAGGCTACCATTACTCCGGACTCCTACATCTCCCTGATGAAGGTTGTGGACATTATGGAAACCTTCACCGAAGCTACCTTCCAGATTGTCGGTCATACCGATAACGTTGGTAACAAGGATAAGAACAAGCAGCTTTCCGCAGACCGCGCTGCAGCCGTTAAGAACTTCCTCGTTGAGAAGGGCATTAACGAAAGCCGTATGGTAACTGATGGTATGGGTGACACTAAGCCGGTCGCCTCCAACAAGACCCCGGAAGGTCGTGCTCAGAACCGTCGTATTGAGTTTATCCGTACGGATATCAATTAAAGGAGTAGGTGATGCGTTCAAGTTTTCTTAAAACAGCAGCAGTCTTCGGACTCTCCGTAGCCAGCACCTCTTTGTTTGCAGATGCCATTTATTCTCCCCATAAGTACCAGCAGAATGACTGGTTCGCAGAATTCGGTGGCAACACCTCCATGTATGTGAACCCGGCTTCTATCGCAGAAACCGAACAGCTGGAATTTAGCGCTGCATTCTTTAGTTCTATTAGCGGTGAAGCAAGCCAGGAATACGTGAGCTTGACTTACCCCATTGATTACAAGCATACTTTGGGCTTCTCTTTCTTCGAAAACGGTGCCGGCATTGACGACGGTCCGGACTACGGTGAATATGCCTTCATGCTTGGTTATGCTTACAACCTCCTGCAGTGCGTCTCCCTGGGTGTGGACCTCTCCGTCCTCTACATCAACCAGTTCGACGCTGTGAAGCAGGTGACCATCGGTGCTGACGTAGGCCTTAGCTGGAATCCGCTGGCATCCTCCAAGTATGGTTACCTCTTGGTTGGCGTTGCCCTGCAGAACATTGCACAGCCTGCTGTTGCAACTGATCCAGATGCAAGCGCATTCATCATCCCGGGCTTCTTCGGTGGCTCTCGCGATGACGCTTACAACATTCCCGCAAACCTGAACCTGTCCTTCTTCTACCGCGGTTTCAACCGCGCTCTCGAAGCTAAGGCAGAAATCTCCCTCATCGACGTGTTCCACGATCCTGATGAAGGTGGTGATGGTCTGAGCCCGGAAATGAGCTTTACTTTGACTTACTACCTGTCTCCGCATCTTGGCGTTCGCGCTCGCTTCACCAAGGAAGGTTACCCGGTAGTTGGTGCTACTGTTAACGTTAAGGATGTTTCCATCTTCCGTTACCTGGCACTGGATCTCGAAATGTCTCACGATGACCTCTATGCCAAGAAGAATCGTGGTTTCATCTGGGCTGTGAAGATTACTTCTCGCTTCGGTGACACTCGCGAAGAAAAGATCGGTGAAGAACGTTATCGTCGCTTGAAGATCGAACCTGAAAACGACTACCGTGCTGCAATGCGTCTCTACTTGAACCGTGAATTCTTGAAGGCTGCTTATGCTTTCGGTAAGGTTCAGACCAAGTACCCCGCATTCCACCTTGTTGACCAGGCTGCTTTCTATAAGGCAAAGTCCTTCGAAAACCTCCGTATGCACAAGGCTGCAAAGTCCGTGTACGAAGATGCTATCAAGCGCTATCCTCAGAGTGACCAGCGTGCTAAGTACCACTTCCAGTTGATGAACATCGACTATAAGGAAGGCAAGTACACTGACGCTATGTCCAAGTACCAGGGTATTGCTCAGAAGTTTGGTGAAAGCGACGTTAAGGCTGACGCTGACTACGTTGCAGGTCAGATTAAGTTCGAACAGGGCCTCTATCAGGAAGCTGTTGACCTGCTGGCTGCTATTCTCCCGGGTAACGCAAACTACTTCTATGCTCGCTATACCATGGGTATCGCTTATAGCCGTCTCGGCAAGTTCGACGAAGCTGAAAACTGCTTCCGCGACATTACCGAACAGCCCTATTCCAACCAGTCTGAAAGCGACTTGCAGGATGCTGCTCGCGTGAAGCTGGGTCACCTCTTCTTCTCTGGCGAAAAGCCGGACATCGCAGCCGCAGTTGAAATGTACCATCAGGTTCAGCCTTCTTCTCCGGTGTACGACGAAGCAGTTCTCGGTATTGCATGGTCCTTCCTGAAGGTGAATAAGCCGGATGAAGCCATGAAGCCCGCTCAGTTGATCATCAACAAGTATCCGGATTCCTTCCTGGTTTCTGAAGCATACCTGGTGATTGGTTACTGCCACTTCATGAAGAAGAACTATAAGAACGCTGTGGAAGCCCTTGAACAGGCTGAAAAGCGTACCGAAAAGCCGGTTGTCTCTGTTGCAGCTCGCGACTCCGCTCGCCAGGCATTCGATGCTATGCAGGACGAATTCGACTCCGTCCAGGTTAAGGCTCTTGACCTCGCTCGCCAGCTCCCCACTCCTCGTGTGGAAAGCAAGCGCGCAGCTCTGCAGCCTTCCTTCGACAAGGCTAACCAGGCTATCGAAGATTATGCAGCCTTCAGTCAGAAGGCCATCCAGAGTGACCGCTTCGAATCCAACCGTAAGCGTATCTTGGATGACGCAGGCTTTACCTTGGCAACTGCAAAGACCAAGATGGGCCAGGGCGCTGGTGTTTCTCAGGAAGCTCAGCAGGAACTTGACGCATTGGAGGACCTGGAGTAATCCGGGTTCTTCCCTTTTTTATGATTTCATAGGTGGATAGAGTACAATGAAAAACCTTTTGCTCGTTTCGGCAATTGTTGCCTCTTTGGTAGGCACTTCTTTTGCCGCAGACCCATGTAAGGAAAAGACTGCAGAAGCAAAGAAATTGATGGCTAAGTGTAAGTCCATCGGTAAGGGCAATGCAGGATATGAATCTTGCGCTAGCTCTTATAAGGTTGCTAAGAACCAGGCCGCACAGGCTTGCCGTTCCGGTGGCCTTGATGAAAAGGGTATGACTGATGCTATTACCCAGTGGGAAAAGCAGGTGAACAACTGTAAGGGTAAGCAGAACGCACGTTGCGCTTCCGCTCTCCAGCAGCTCGGTCACTATCAGTTCCAGCTCGAAGAAAAGCAGTTCCTCGACAAGACTGCTCAGTACGAAGAAGATGTTGCATGGTGCGCAGACCGCGATAACAAGCCGGCTAAGTGCGCTAACATCGATGACCTTCCCAAGGCTGATCACCAGAAGTCTTTGGGTTACTTCCTGGAATACATCGACAAGTATCCCAAGGAAAGCAAGACCCCGACCGTTATGTACCAGGCTGCTGCAGTTCTGGAAGCTAGCGGCGAAGACGACAAGGCTTACAAGCTCCGTGATCGCCTCGTAAAGACCTTCCCGGAAAACGGCCTTGTTCCTAAGGCATGGCTCCGTATTGCAGAATACCACTTCATGAACCGTAAGTTCAAGGATGCAATCAGCGCTTATAAGAAGGTGACTGGTTTCGACAACCTGACTGGTAAGGAAGCTGCATTGGCCATGTACCACTTGGCTGAATCCTACTATGAAACTGCAGAATTCGAAACTGCAGCAATCCAGTACTACAACTACATCATCGGTGCCGATAAGGGCAAATACCCTGCAGACTTGCGCGGTGAAGCAATGGACTTCATGGCCGCCGCATTCTCTGACTTGGAAGGTGGTGGTGTTCAGGAAGCTGAAGCTTTCTTGAAGGACAAGAAGGTTAACTTCAAGGACTCCGTCTACTACCGTATCGGTATGAAGAACAAGGACCATGACCGTAACGAAGAAGCTGTCCAGTCCTTCAAGCGCTTGATGAGCATTAACGCTGACTACATCGACGCTCCTCTTGCTGATATTGCAATGATCGAAATCTTGATCGTGCAGCAGAAGTTTGAAGAAGCTCAGCAGCATCGTTACACTGTTGTGAAGCGTTATGACCGTAACTCTTCCTGGTACAAGAAGAACCAGAAGTATCCTGAATCTGTGAAGAATGCTGAAACTGCAATTCGCGGCGCTATGCTCGATATTCCGCAGTACCATCATTCCCGCGCTGCTAAGCTCACCAAGGAAGGTGACCTGGAAGCCGGTAAGAAGCAGTATGCAGAAGCTATTAAGGCTTACGAAGCATTCCTGAAGCGCTATGCAAAGGAACCGACTTGGGACGAATACAAGGTTCACATCAACCTCGCTCTCGTTTACCAGGAAATGGGCCAGTTTGCTAACGCTGCCAAGATGTTCAACTGGATCGTCGACACCGATACTACCCGTTACGGTCGTCGTCCCCTGGGTTCCGACGCTCTCCTGAAGAAGGAAGAAGCTGGCTATAACGCTGTGCTCATGATGGACCAGGCTCGCGAAGCTGCTAAGAAGAATAAGGCCGGTGACGATGCTGTTAAGGCATACGCACTTCCCGAAACCAAGGCATACTTCGAACAGGTTAAGCGCTACATGGCTAAGTTCGGCCAGAACAAGGAAGCTGCAGAACTTGCTTACAACGCTGCAATCGTTCACTACGATGCAAAGCAGTTCAAGGTTGCCGTTACCGAACTCCGCAAGCTGAAGCAGGATCATCCCAACCATCAGTATATCTTGCTTATTAGCCGTATGCTCGCTCAGTCCCTGTTGGAATCTAGCCAGCTGGATGAAGCACTTACCGAATTTGAATGGCTCTTCAAGCAGTACAGCGACAAGAAGAAGCCGACTTACAACGATTCCATGGCTAAGGAAATCGAAAAGGCTATCGCTTACGTTCTGTTCCAGCAGGCAGAAGTTTCTGTCAAGGCTAAGCAGTACGAAAAGGGTGCTGGCGCTTACCTGGCCCTCGTGAAGCGTTACCCGCAGATCGACATTGCTGATAAGGCTGTGTTCGAAGCTGCTGCCGCTTACGAATCCGCTAACAAGTTCACTCAGGCCGCACAGACCTTCATGATGTTGCCGAAGCAGTATGCTAAGTCTCCGCTCACCATCAAGGGTATCGTTCGTGCCGCAGGTGCATACAAGAAGGAAAGCGCTGCTGTTCCTGCTAACAGCAAGAATGCTGCTAAGGAAAAGGAACGTCTCCTCCGCGAAGCTGCTAACACCTACTTGTTCATCACCAACAACTTCCCGACGGACTCCATGGCATTCCTCGCCATTGCTTCCGCTGCACAGACTTACGACTCCGTACCGGATAAGAAGACTGCTGCTATGACTTACGAAATCGCTTACAAGCGCTATCCGAAGGATGAACGTACTCCGGGCTACCTCTATAGCGCATGCTTGAGCTACGATGAAGCTAAGATGGTTGATGAAGCTATCCGTTGTAACAAGGACCTGGTCCGCGATTACCCGAAGAGCTCCTACGCTCTGGATGCTGCATTCTCCATCCCCATGGCCTACGCAAACGGCAAGAAGTTTGACCTGGCTGCCAAGGAATATCACAACTTCATCAAGATGTATAACGAAGACAAGGAAAAGCTGATCGCTGCCTACATCGGTGCTGCTCGTGCCTACATGGAACTGAAGGACGAAAAGAACGCTGTGGCTGACTATGACGCTACCTTGAAGAACTACGATAAGTACGGTCTGCAGATTAAGAATGCTGATCCGGCAGTTCCTGCTGAAGCTGCATTCTATCTGGGCGAAGCTGAATACAACAAGATGACCCCGATTGTCATCAAGGGTAAGGATAAGGATAAGGCTAAGGTGATTAAGCAGCTGGTGGACATCCTCCAGAAGGCTATGAGCCAGTACTCCAAGTCTGCAACCTACGCATCTGAAAAGTGGACCTTCCGTGCCACCAACAAGATGGGTATGCTCTTCGTGACCATGGCTCAGAAGATTCGTGAACAGGAACTGAACGGCAAGAAGGAAGACGAACGCTTCGCAGAACGTATCGGTATTGTTCAGCAGCTCCCCAGCTACTACGAACAGGCTCAGCCGATCTTCAAGAAGAATATCGACCTTGCTCGTGACCAGGGTTTCTACAACAAGGACGTGGTCGAAGCTGAAGAAGGCTACATTGAAATGTACTACCAGAGCGCATCTGTGTACATGGAAGTTGCCGACGCATTCGCTAACTCTCCGCTGCCTGACTCTGCTGCCATCGTGAAGGAATACGTTGAATACGAAGGCATGGTCAAGGAAGACGCTATGGAAGCTGTCCACGAAGACCTGGAAGCCTATCGTGAAGAATTGAGCAATCGTTCTGAAGCTGCTAAGCAGGCTGCAATCCCCGTTTGCCAGACCGGTATCAAGGCTTCTGCCTACTACGGTATTGACAACCAGTGGACTGCAAAGCTGTTCGAACTTCTCAAGTCCATTGACGAAGCTAACGAAGTGCTGAACACCAAGATCGAAAAGTTTGACCCGTCTACCTTGTTCTCTGATCCGTCTTACTTCAAGACCAAGGCACGTATCGAACAGATCTCCAAGTCCGAAGTGATGACTCCGGAAGAACAGATCGCTACCTACCGCGACATCATCAAGGAAGGCAAGGCCGAAAACGAAAAGTTGAAGGCAAAGCTTGCTGAACTGAAGAAGATGCTTGCTCCGGCACCGGCACCCGCCGCTGCATCTACCGGCGCAGGTGAAATCTAGCGGTAAAAACAAATTTACGGGGGACCTTGTTCATAGGGTTCCCCCGTTCTTTTTGATAAAAATTGGGTATTTGGGTATCGTAAATTAAGTTTTACCACTCAAATCTCCCCAATTCGCTCAAAAAAATTTAATATGAACTTCAATATTTCAAAAAAACATAAAAACCACTCATTAAAGGAGTACTCTAATGTCTAAAATGCTTCAATCTTTCAGCCCCGAATCCGATGGTTGGCAGTTCATGTGGATCATCTTGGTCGTCTTCCTGATCGGCCTTGGTTTCTCCATCGAACGTTTTGTCTACATCATGGTGAAGAGCGGCTCTGGCCGTGCTAAGTTCCTGGCTGACTTTGGTAAGCTCATCTCTTCTCAGCAGTATGACCAGGCTCTGAGCCTCGCTAACAAGACCAAGCTCCCGGTTGCTCGCGTTATGGCTGCAATCGTTGCTGCTCGTAACGGTGGCCGCGAAACCATGACTGCTGCTTGCGATGCAGTTTTCCTTACTGAAGCTCCCCGTCTGACTCGTTACATCTCCATCATCCAGGTTATGGCTTCCATCTCTACCTTGCTCGGTCTGATGGGTACTATTTACGGTCTGATCTTCACCTTCGACGCTGTTGCTAACAAGCCGGCTTCTGAACGTGCTAAGGCTCTTTCTGACGGTATCGCTATCGCTATGGGTACCACCCTCCTCGGCCTTCTCTCTGCAGTGCCCCTGCTGGTCATCGTTGGCCTCCTCAACATGAACTCCGAACGCCTGATCCAGGAAATGGAAGAAAAGGGCCTCAAGATCATCAACTCCTTGGCATAATTGTTTAGGTAATTACAATTAACTGGAGTTAAATAAATATGGCAAGACAACTTAAGAAACCAGCAAAGCCTGAAGAACCGGACCTGTTGCCGGCAATGGGCTTGTTCACAATCTTGATTCCTATGCTCTTGTCCATGGCTGCTTTCTCTAAGCTCGCTATTGTGGAAGTTAACCTGCCCGAACGCAGCGTTATGTCCAACAGCGACGACCAGCCGCCTCCCGATGAACAGGCATTGAACTTGTCTTTGGCAATTACCAGCGACTACCTCGTTATCGGTGCTCGCGGTGGTTTCCAGCCGAACGTCTATTTCAAGGAAATGTGGACGTTCCGTTGCAAGTCCGATGCAAAGCTCATCACTCATTCTCCGGATGATGTGAAGGCTGCAGTAGAAAGTGGACATGGTCCCAAGTGCCAGGATGGCAGCGAAATGGATAAGGATAAGTATCTTTACGAAATCGAAGCTATCCAGCTCTGGGCAATCCAGAAGGAATCTGAAGAAGATCCCGGTAAGATTATTTGGGCTGTTTACTCCAACGGTGGTACCGCTGAAGAAGCAGTCGCTGATAGCGCATACGTCGATGGCAACAACAACTTCCTCATGGCAGTTGGCGAAGGTCCCGGTGGTGCTCAGAAGCCCGCTACCCTCGTGAAGCCCAGTGCAGGCCAGGCAATCGCTACTCTTGCAGAAAACTCTGTCCGTACTCTGAAACCGGATGTAGCTGCAAAGAATATGATTGCTCCGCTGTCCGCATATGACCTGATCGCTAAGGATCTTATCGCAATCCATACCACGTTTATCGACCTTGACGACGCTGACAACATCATTATCGTTGCTAACGACGATACTCAGTTCGACAAGATCATTCAACTTATGGACCGCGCTAAAGAAGCCGGTTTTGGCAAGATCAACCTTGCTAAGCTGGGAGGTTAATCATGGCAAGAAAAAGTCGTAAATACGGTGAAGACGTCCCGTTCTCGATTACGTCCATGATGGACATGATGACCATTATTCTGGTGTTCATGATTAAGAACATGGACGCAGAAGGTCAGCTCTTAACTCAGGCTGAAAACTTGATCCTTCCGGTTTCCGTCTCTAAGAAGCAGCCCGCAGAAGTTTCTCTGGTGGTTGTGATCGATAGAGAATACGTCGTGGTTGACAACAAGAAAGTTGTTCCTACTGACGATGTCCTGAATCAGGAAGATCTTTGTGTGGCCCCCGTTCTCGCTGAATTGCACGAACGCCGTAAGGCTGAACGTGACGCAGCTCTCGCAGCAAACCAGCCCGGTGATGCAGCAGGTAGCGTTGTTGTTCAGATCGATAAGAACATTCCTTACGATGTGATGTACAAGGTGATGGCTACCTGCGGTATTGCAGGTGTTCCCACTTGCGATTACACTGGCCCGGATACTCGCCTGAATGGTTACACTAACGTTTCCTTCGCCGTGATGGAAAAGAACGGTGGGGAGGACTAAACTATGGCTAAGAAAGTATCTCCCGCAGTTGATCCTTTAGTAGCGTCTTTGATGCCGGAATCCGACAAGAAGATGGGCGCTATTGCAGGTATCTCTCTTGCAGTTGCCATTGCAATCTGTCTTCTCGCTTCCACCTACGAACAGGTCGTTGACGAAGTCGTCTTTGACGAAAAGGCTGACACCGAACTCGTAGCTTCCATGACCATGGAAGAAAAGAAGGAAGAGAAGAAGGAAGAAAAGAAGAAGGAAGAGCCGAAGAAGCCTCGTAAGAAGGCTGGTGGCGGTGGTAAGCCCCGTGGTAAGGGTCAGCCCAACGCTCCCCAGACTCGCGGTGTGCTGAAGCTCCTCACTGCTCAGACCAAGAACGCCAGCGCCGGCGCATATGACCTGATGAAGAACCAGAAGTTCTCTAAGGACATTGACAAGGTGCTGAAGGACGTGGCTGGCCTCCAGACTACTGGTAAGACTCAGCTCGGTGGTCGTCGCGGTAAGGCAGACGGCGGCTTTAACGAAGGTTACGCAGAAGGCGGTTCCGGTGGTATCGGTGACGGTCTGGCTGGCCTCCTTGGCGGTGGTGGCGGTGGTATCGCTACTAAGGCTAAGGGTTCCATCAGAACTCCGTCTGAACGTGATATCGACATGGGCGCCGGTGGTGGTTCTCGTAGTAAGTCTGAAATCCAGAAAGTGGTTAAGCAGCGTACTCCGGGTCTCCGTCACATCTATAACAAGTTCCTGAAGAAGAAGCCTGGCTTTGCCGGTAAGGTTACCCTGAAGTTCACAATTGCTCCGGGTGGCGAAATTATCAGCATCTCCATCGCATCCTCTACTACTGGCTTCGGTGAATTCGACCAGGAAATCAAGACTTCCGTTTCTCGTTGGAAGTTCGGAACTGTTAAGTCTGGTAACACCACTGTGACTATTCCGTTCACCTTCTCTGAATAATTCTCAGAAAAGTGTCAAAAAAGGCTGGGCATTCGTGCCCGGCCTTTTTTTTGTTAAAAAAATCTTTAAAAAAGTTACATTTGTTTAAATTTTTATTGCGTTTTTGATTTTATAAAGCTAACTTTAAAACAGAATTTTACAGAGGAGTTTATAATGAACTTAAGAACTGCTGCTGCC
Above is a window of Fibrobacter sp. UWEL DNA encoding:
- a CDS encoding MotA/TolQ/ExbB proton channel family protein, whose amino-acid sequence is MSKMLQSFSPESDGWQFMWIILVVFLIGLGFSIERFVYIMVKSGSGRAKFLADFGKLISSQQYDQALSLANKTKLPVARVMAAIVAARNGGRETMTAACDAVFLTEAPRLTRYISIIQVMASISTLLGLMGTIYGLIFTFDAVANKPASERAKALSDGIAIAMGTTLLGLLSAVPLLVIVGLLNMNSERLIQEMEEKGLKIINSLA
- a CDS encoding biopolymer transporter ExbD, translating into MARQLKKPAKPEEPDLLPAMGLFTILIPMLLSMAAFSKLAIVEVNLPERSVMSNSDDQPPPDEQALNLSLAITSDYLVIGARGGFQPNVYFKEMWTFRCKSDAKLITHSPDDVKAAVESGHGPKCQDGSEMDKDKYLYEIEAIQLWAIQKESEEDPGKIIWAVYSNGGTAEEAVADSAYVDGNNNFLMAVGEGPGGAQKPATLVKPSAGQAIATLAENSVRTLKPDVAAKNMIAPLSAYDLIAKDLIAIHTTFIDLDDADNIIIVANDDTQFDKIIQLMDRAKEAGFGKINLAKLGG
- a CDS encoding biopolymer transporter ExbD gives rise to the protein MARKSRKYGEDVPFSITSMMDMMTIILVFMIKNMDAEGQLLTQAENLILPVSVSKKQPAEVSLVVVIDREYVVVDNKKVVPTDDVLNQEDLCVAPVLAELHERRKAERDAALAANQPGDAAGSVVVQIDKNIPYDVMYKVMATCGIAGVPTCDYTGPDTRLNGYTNVSFAVMEKNGGED
- a CDS encoding AgmX/PglI C-terminal domain-containing protein; its protein translation is MAKKVSPAVDPLVASLMPESDKKMGAIAGISLAVAIAICLLASTYEQVVDEVVFDEKADTELVASMTMEEKKEEKKEEKKKEEPKKPRKKAGGGGKPRGKGQPNAPQTRGVLKLLTAQTKNASAGAYDLMKNQKFSKDIDKVLKDVAGLQTTGKTQLGGRRGKADGGFNEGYAEGGSGGIGDGLAGLLGGGGGGIATKAKGSIRTPSERDIDMGAGGGSRSKSEIQKVVKQRTPGLRHIYNKFLKKKPGFAGKVTLKFTIAPGGEIISISIASSTTGFGEFDQEIKTSVSRWKFGTVKSGNTTVTIPFTFSE